One Temnothorax longispinosus isolate EJ_2023e chromosome 8, Tlon_JGU_v1, whole genome shotgun sequence genomic region harbors:
- the LOC139818078 gene encoding uncharacterized protein — MALARGSCNNMEQELLEQSTLLNSREDFAAWEQRCDEFIESLEEQSRIKRPRLSIDQSSIGLKQSLVACIARLEGLKDSVRQRFVHVGAGYSASETGLRWREINTAFESRILTGAVINSKHIDPRQFLKDAEEIVLDRVRNVMQRHDNVKINTVFNGEFVAGDKRANKSIATRNYELFRESNLHEWYKRHVIEPTLAKLEEFQERDSGWALSRILNLMVNANKYNPLHAGCFVEIPQEIKKKKAVINVRSMDNACFAWSVVAALYPVEEHASRKSSYPHYTSVLDLTDIEFPMTLNQIKKFENHNNISINVYSIEKKNKGLVILPIRVTDRKMDRHVNLLYVHNDNVGHFAWIKNLSRLVSSQLSKNTNKKYFCDR, encoded by the coding sequence ATGGCGTTAGCAAGAGGATCGTGCAATAACATGGAGCAGGAGTTGTTGGAGCAATCCACCCTGTTAAATTCGAGGGAAGACTTTGCCGCGTGGGAGCAACGATGCGACGAGTTTATCGAATCGTTGGAAGAACAAAGCCGAATTAAACGGCCACGATTATCAATCGATCAGTCATCGATCGGTCTCAAACAGTCATTGGTCGCTTGTATCGCAAGACTCGAAGGTTTGAAAGACTCGGTACGTCAACGTTTCGTACATGTGGGTGCGGGATACAGTGCGAGTGAGACAGGACTTAGATGGCGCGAGATAAATACGGCTTTTGAAAGCCGTATATTGACTGGTGCGGTGATAAATTCCAAACACATCGACCCtcgtcaatttcttaaagatgcGGAAGAAATTGTACTCGATCGTGTGCGGAACGTCATGCAACGACatgacaatgtaaaaattaacacagtgtttaatggtgaatttgttgcgggtgacaaacgcgcgaataaaagtatCGCAACGAGAAACTATGAACTCTTTCGTGAGTCCAATCTGCACGAGTGGTACAAGAGACACGTCATCGAGCCTACCTTAGCAAAGCTGGAGGAATTCCAGGAACGTGATAgcggatgggcgttgtcgcgtatactcaatTTAATGGTAAACGCGAACAAATACAATCCATTGCACGCGGGGTGTTTTGTGGAAATaccgcaagaaattaaaaagaagaaggcggtGATAAACGTGCGATCAATGGACAATGCATGTTTCGCATGGTCAGTGGTGGCTGCTCTGTATCCAGTTGAGGAACACGCATCTCGGAAATCGTCGTATCCACATTACACGTCGGTGCTAGATCTTACGGACATTGAGTTTCCAATGACGttgaatcaaattaaaaaatttgaaaatcacaACAACATCTCCATCAACGTGTACagcatcgagaaaaaaaacaagggaCTTGTTATCTTGCCAATACGTGTTACTGACCGAAAGATGGACAGACACGTAAATCTGCTGTACGTGCATAACGACAACGTTGGACATTTTGCGTGGATCAAGAACCTATCCCGCCTCGTGAGCTCGCAATTGAGCAAGAATACGaacaaaaaatacttttgcgatcggtaa
- the LOC139818218 gene encoding uncharacterized protein — MTEILNIGGEPVFDDRIVKIETHTYNPYANTTFEYSDEIRIPIQQQDLYTLPCESFLYVEGTLTVTRAADQADNVVLGNNYVAFMFDEIRYELDGVEIDHCRNVGITSTLKNYVTVLSDRSVILRNAGWEPHNNANGYFNFCVPLNLLLGFCEDYKRVMINACYELILIRSRTDNNCLVGSRVGAYSNYSRYSGECLTWY; from the coding sequence ATGACTGAAATTCTTAACATCGGAGGCGAGCCGGTCTTTGACGATCGCATCGTCAAGATCGAGACTCACACGTACAACCCGTACGCCAACACTACGTTCGAGTATAGcgacgagatacgaatacccatacaacagcaggatCTATATACGTTGCCATGCGAAAGTTTTCTCTACGTCGAAGGAACATTGACGGTGACCAGAGCAGCTGACCAAGCCGATAACGTGGTATTGGGGAATAATTACGTCGCGTTCATGTTCGATGAGattcgatacgagctcgaCGGTGTGGAGATTGATCACTGCAGAAACGTAGGAATAACCAGCACGCTCAAGAACTACGTAACGGTATTGTCCGACAGAAGCGTGATCCTGAGAAACGCCGGCTGGGAACCACATAATAACGCGAATGGATACTTCAATTTCTGCGTACCGCTCAACTTGTTACTGGgattttgcgaggattacaaacgcgtgaTGATCAACGCTTGTTACGAATTAATCTTGATACGATCGCGCACCGACAACAATTGTCTGGTGGGAAGTCGCGTTGGAGCCTACTCAAACTACTCAAGATACAgtggcgaatgcctcacgtgGTATTGA
- the LOC139818219 gene encoding uncharacterized protein, protein MANILNIGGEPIFDDSVVKIETHTYNPYANTTFGHNDEIRIPIQQQDLYTLPCESFLYVEGRLVIKRKNDESVTTLANNCVAFMFDEIRYELNGVEIDRNRNVGITSTIKNYVSLSYNDSQLMRNAGWDVTSSIPEGYFNFCVPLKLLLGFCEDYKRVWRMPHVTLNEVNKLSMLRALESGRYLSVSFRSWDLYEYPMLQSTTKHSWAVKTATQLEKPRYVIFALQTGRKNIMSQNVSVFDDCNLTNVKLYLNSEFYPYDDMNLDFDVLVQHRGFIIKVKMDFEELQFEGHEMEVEANVEEMEVDDEALLSDDSCYDSEMSDEDIPDEIFRVLNQAEDI, encoded by the exons ATGGCTAATATCTTAAACATTGGAGGTGAACCGATCTTTGACGATAGCGTCGTCAAGATTGAGACACACACGTACAATccgtacgccaacacaacgtTTGGACATAACGATGAGATAAGAATAcccatacaacagcaggatTTATACACGTTGCCGTGCGAGAGCTTTCTCTACGTTGAAGGACGATtggtaataaagagaaaaaatgacgaGTCTGTGACAACGCTTGCGAATAATTGCGTGGCGTTCATGTTTGATGaaattcgatacgagctcAACGGTGTGGAGATTGATCGCAACAGAAACGTTGGCATAACCAGTACCATCAAGAACTACGTATCGCTATCGTATAATGATTCTCAACTCATGCGGAATGCTGGCTGGGACGTTACATCGAGCATACCGGAAGGATACTTCAACTTTTGCGTACCGCTCAAGTTGTTGCTGGGCTTTTGCGAagattacaaacgcgtg tggcgaatgcctcacgtTACATTAAACGAGGTCAATAAGCTATCTATGCTACGGGCCTTGGAAAGCGGGCGATATCTTAGTGTCAgtttccgttcgtgggatctgtaTGAATATCCCATGTTGCAGAGCACGACCAAGCATTCGTGGGCCGTCAAAACGGCGACTCAGCTGGAGAAGCCGCGGTACGTTATCTTTGCGCTGCAGACCGGCCGCAAGAATATCATGTCTCAAAATGTTAGCGTATTCGATGATTGTAATTTGACCAACgtgaaactttatctaaactCCGAATTTTATCCGTACGATGACATGAATCTGGATTTTG ACGTGTTAGTGCAACACCGCGGTTTCatcattaaagtaaaaatggaTTTCGAAGAATTACAGTTTGAAGGACATGAAATGGAAGTTGAAGCAAACGTTGAAGAAATGGAAGTTGATGATGAAGCATTATTGTCGGACGATTCGTGTTATGATAGTGAAATGTCTGATGAGGATATTCCGGACGAAATTTTCAGAGTGTTGAATCAAGCAGAA GACATATGA